CTGTAGACACTTTTAGATTATAGATTCTATTTTTTCTGTATCTATTCTTTAGTGTGAAGTGTCTGTGTTCTTTCTTCAGCTGTCTGTGCCTGACAAAGTGCTGATTCCTGAGCGTTATGTGGAGTCAGACCCCGAAGAAGCTCTGAGTCCTGAGCAGGAGGCTGATAAGCAGAGGAAAGTTGATCGCATCAAAGCCCTTATAGCCAAAAACAGGTAAACGCACACACCTTGTACcagtaacattttatttgaaatgacagGGATGCTCAGAGTCTTGAAGGGATAAAATAATTCTTTGGCAGTGATCGCTGATATTTCACAGCGGATGCCATGCATAAAATTCCTTGTAGAAGTGAGGAGTACAGTAAGCCTGGGGTCATAGCTGGGAATCACAATATATGGCTCAAAAGGGGCATGCAGATCAGTGCCTTGGATGTGCAGAAACATCCTTGCTCTTATCTCCTAGCCATGGTGACATTTTATTCTAAATGTCAGCCTTCTTGAATTGATGGAAAAGAGATGGCTCGTCTGTCCTGGGGTAAATGTGTTAATTTTGAAACTATGTTTACACTTGAAGCTGCATAACATATATCAATCTCAGAGACCATTTTGTATATGTGTTCGCTCCCAGCATGCAGAATGTGCTGCCTAGTTTGGCTCTAAGCCCGGAGGAGGACGCTGAAGAGGTGGTTACCGtacaagagaaagagaagatgatTAATATCTCCTACGAGCTGGCAGCAGAAGCCTCCAAACGCAGCAAGCTGGTAGCAGGTACGTCCCTAGAGAAATGAgtgaggaggtggtggagggctTGTTCTTAAAgatcacaacttttttttttgttttttaattgttttatcaAACTGCAGCTGCTTCCATTGTTTATGTGTTGAGTCATTTATGATTGTAGTTTCCTCTTTAATTTACTTgattttaatcatcatttcctctgttgtttgGCTGTTTAGTAATTAGCAGCtgatttaatttgtgtgtgtgccttgttTGTGCTCAACATCTTGCTCTGTTTCATTGCAGTGAAAAGCCTGTCGCCCTCTTCCCCACCCCTTCCACAGTCTCCTAACACACCCCCTCAACTCACTGATGGGTCTCACTTCATGTGTGTGTAGTAGCACCAGTAAGggccttcatcaacatgttttgtcCATACTCACAAAGCTAAAGTGTTCTCATTGTTGTAATTGTTGTCTCTGGGGAGAAGAAGCACGTCAGAATGAAGGGAGTGATGTCAAGTTTTGTAAAAGTATGGGGAGAGGAAACAGTTGTGATGTTTATATGCATTCTGTCTTAGTCGTGCAGGCGCATGACAGCTCAGTGTTCAAAGCTGATGTCGGACAACTATTCCTTTCAATATTTGTTGTGTAATGATCAGACTTAAATGACTGTTACATGCACCAAGTGGCGACTTTTTTAGGTACATGTGTTCAGTCTAACCCAATTCTATACAACAGCTCAACCATACATTCTATCATTGCAaagattaaaatgttcagtttttgttgacatttgcagatattaattacattaaattatGTGTTTGTTCCTGAGGTCATAGTAATGTGTTGTCCATATGACAGCTGCCCAAACCGTGAAGCCAGAACATCTCGATCGCCACCTGGTGGCTGGTTGCAGTAAAGGTCATAAACCCCCCTCCAGGTTAGCAGATGAGCCAACCTGAAAGCTCAGTGAACATatcaaaaacaatttccccaGAGATGATATCTGTAATTTTTGCTCATTCTCATCGAGCTGATGTATTTTCAAGTGTTCATTTTTCTAGAAAGTCTGgttttaatttgctgtttgaCGCAATGAAAAGGGGgttaatcatcatttttatgaGTTACAGTCCACTGTCTGATCAACCCTGCAAAGACCTGTACACCAAATCTGGCAGCACTTGTATCTGGGGtattttggcttcattttaGTACAGTGGGGGAAAGTGAAGACACGTCACTGATATTTATACATGTCAGAGGCGGTGACATTATAATAAGCAGCGATTCATGCATGAAGGACAGACGATAAGGAAAACTCCAAAAACGACCTCATTGAGCTTTAATGCTCATACtgcccagtgctgcagctctgtgtttccCCCTACTCTCCCCAGACTTCCCTTAATGataaactcacacacaccagacccagcactgctaacaacatcAGGGCAGCTGTGCTTACTAAATTATTACGTGCAAAACTAACTGCTAGgcacaaattatgcaaatgtgtgacatggtgcCGTAGTGTGATGTTACATagtcacagaaataaaagcaagaCTGATAACAAGGTGTTTttaggagcagtgttttctgtgggagagagtagcttctgttgttgctgacattgggcttttttattttaaaggtctTTTACATAAACAAGAACCAATAGAAAACACTGAAGGCAGGAAAAgggataaaaatgaaaatgctcagTTGATCTCCTTTAATACCTCAGTGATTGTGTCAACAAATACTGACCATTATAAGACTACTTAAAGTAGACAGGTGTACCTAGCAAAGTGCCTACTACTGAGTCTTAGTAAATCTTAGGTACTGTCCACTGTCTAGTGTTATTTTTGGAGAATAATTTGACCTTTGCCCTCATTCTCAaacctctccttctctcccttcagCACAGGCTCTGGCTTCAGTGAAAACCTACACATGAAGGAAACAGCAGTGGAGGTGTAAAGGCGCCTCAGAAGACTTCCCCAAGGACATCAGCACAAGGCCACGgcctacagagagagaaactgccCACTTTGTTCTCTAGGGTCTTGACCTCTGACTTCTGTATGCTCACTGTGACGTCTTAAGCTTCTATGCCACCAACAACACTTTTTCCGTGTGACTTTTCTCTGTTATCGCTCCTCTGTTGGGGTGCCACAACCTCCTCAGTCGGTACTGTTACCATTTCAGctccattttcagtttttacaagGCTTTTAaggttattttttaattatttatatgGTTTCATTATGTTCTTGTTTGAATATGGGTCAACGTCTCTCTGTATATGATTATATGAGGCTCATAGACTGAGCTCTGTTGTAAGTAGGAGGGCCTGTGGTAAAAATCTTTTGGTCCGTGCTATATTTTCCATTCATGTTTCACCACCTGTCCAAAAGGTTGCAAGAACACATTATTTTACTTCAGTTACGTCTTTTTAAAAGTCActcagtccttttttttcaggcatCGGTCATCAACTAACCATTCATATTTATCatatattgtaaaaaaataaataaataaaaaaacatgcaaagatTAGTGTATTAAACATGTAGATCTCTCCATTATAATGAAAGGAGGGGACACTTTATTGCTGCAGACAAAGATTCTTTGTAATCTCTCCTGTTTTCTGGGTTGTAATTATGAATTAATGGGATCCTCTGCAGTCCCTGTCGCATTGTTGCCGACATATATGTGAATGTTCTGGCTTTAGTCATTCTatactgtctttttttattgccgAGAGATATATTTAAACtgagagaaggaaacaaaagagtTTGGCTCTATTTTATGACATGTTGGTTTGAAGTCATGtaactaaataataataataaaaaaaagattagcacatgtaaaaagcaataaaaataaaaatgtttgtggatCCAggattattttttgtgtgtgtataaagtGTAATTATCAGAGGTTTACTGTGTATATAATGTACATGGTAGAGCAGGATGGGATGATGTATCCAATTTATGGTTACAGACTAGATTTGATTTGCAAATGTTCATATTCCAtctgttttatatcatgttaaataaatgttgctgttCTTAACAACTGGAtgcattgtttgttgttgttgttgttgtttttttttactgctctTTCAACCAGCTGTAGTAGGCAAACTGAGAATGAAGCCATGTAAACCTGCTGATTTAATGTAatgattataatgataataattaatgattttaaTCAAATGAATGATTTTGCAACTTTCatcagaaataaatgtaaaatgtaggGTGATTACATTTGGTGACTTGGGCTGGAGGTGCTCAAGTTTTATGACTGTcagtttaaatacaaaatagtGGCTCCCTCTGGTGGTCatgtgtataatttactttaacGTATATGTTTGATTCTTAAATTCATATTGTTTCTGCAAAAGTTAATTTTGATACTTGAGTATATTTAGTGTCAGActatttaagacttttactcgaGCACAATGCATATGAGTGACTTTGACGTTCACCAAAgcaacattttaacttttagcttttactcaaatatatttttaggtACTTTTTACAACGATGAACATTAACTATTGTAAGCTTGATGGCTTCTTCAAAAGTGTTAAATTCAAAAACATCCAAGAGATTCCTTATAGCCCACAAATAATTGCATCACGTAAGAGAGGAGTCAGCCACAGGCATTTTTTCACATAACATGTATACTAGTATTTGTGATCACCACTGCAGttacttgtttttctgtaatttttagGATGCTTTGTTGACATGTTGCGTGTTTTTAATGGTAaataactgataaaaaaaaaaacaccataacAATAATTGAATAAGATATGTAACATCAATAAAACCATCTATTGcaaattatgaattatttatgaTACTTTAAGGCTTTacttaaatacaatttaaatattttaacatttcacttcacttttactcaagtatgacatTTGGGTTATTATTATAACACTGTCCCTTACAGTGTTCATCTGATAGGCTACATAACTTGCCATTTAAATCAAATGGGTCTTGCTGGAGGTTGAACACAATTAAtaggattgtttgtttttagtttttcatttgattgtctAGTAACAAACATGGTATGGTAGTGTatatgtacaaaacaaaacaaacaaaaagaaaataaagcaaacaaagaacaatTAAACATCAGAAAGGTGAGTCAGTATAGCGATATGTTAATAACAGACAGACTCCACTGGTCTATGATTAATGTAAGGCGTTACTGATGTACAACACAGATTTACATACAGATTTACAAATGAAGCACATAAACAATTAGGTTTTATTTCCCTGGCAAATTTGAAGTGTCCAGAAAGGGAATCAAgtaattcttttatttttttattttttttgttttgttaaatgccTTTAATTTCTAGCTCAGTGATAATGGCCTTTATAGTGATGGTAATGATGGCCTTGTGGTATTTGTGTAGGTGACTAAAATGGTGTGAGGTCTCCTGAGATGAGGGGGAAAAGGAGAAAGTGGTGAAATGTTTCTCAACAACCTGGCAACACAAACCTTTTTGCAGTGGGCGCTGGTAAAATAATCCTTAATTGTGATTTTAGTAAGTGAACAGCTGCTTTAGTAAACACTCGCTCCTGTGTTAAAACTGGGCTGGAAACACATGGAAAGTTTAAATACCAACGTCCgattttctcctcctcgtgCCGCctccgaccaatcagagagtAGACAATGAGCTCTGACCCCGCCCTTCTTCTGCAGCGGAGCTCGTGACGGTGCCACGGTTAAATTTCAATACCGAAAGTGTCCCACGGTACGTGCGCCGCTGAAATGGCTGCTGCGGCGACGGAAGAAACACCCGCACTGAGTGCTCATGGCGATGTATTGTCCGTGGAGGCAAACGAGGGCAACGGAGAGGAGAAAGATAGGGGGCCCGCCGAACCGGAAACCGAGGAACCTCGCAGCAGCGAGGAACCGAAAATGGAAGCGGTGGACGCGGAGGCCGGCGAGGAGAAGCCCGCTGCAGCGGCAGACAAGGCCGCGAGTGAGGCGGCGGCGACTGACGACAGCGCTGGAGCGGCCGACCAGGAGGCGACCGCCGCTCCTGAAGACCCGGAGCTGAAGCCAGAGCCGCAGCAAAGCCCCGGAGAAGGTACCAAGGAGCCCGCCACAGATACCGCTATAAAAGAAGCgaaggaggaagctggagaggaCAGCCGGTGTTCGGGGATAGACTGCGAAAAGAGCAAAACAGTTTGTGAAGATGGTGAGAAAGCCAGCGGCGGGGGCGGGGAGCTGGGTGACAAGAGGCGGCCGAGTGTGGAGATATCATCCTCGGATGGTGAACCGCTGAGCCGCGTGGACTCCGAGGACAGGTTGGTTGGGGGGAAATgacaggttgttgttgttgttgttgaccaGTGATGGGTGTGAATGGGGTCACAGTAGCAGTATCAGTGGAGGATAACTGTAAATGTCTTTGCAGTTAATGGATAAAGCTAGAAATAAAATGCACTCGTCTATGTTATCAGCATACCAAACAAAATGGAAGTGAACAGATTTCCAGTTTTACGGTCAATATATCAAATCCCAATGTCCAATGGTATTATCTGTGATTGTAAAACACGACAAACTGTGCACAAGCTCTAGAGGTTTAAAGTTAAGTTCAATTTAACTACTTTATATATTGCTGGGCATCTACAGCAGAGCTTCATATAGTATTACATACAGTTCATTATGTGTGTAGATGTCCTGTGAGATACACAGATCTGTTGAAAGGCAACTTCTCAACAGGCCTGTTTTCAAATTTGCAGATTTTTTCGGGTTTAtgaagagtttatttattttaagacacTCTTAACTCCCAATGGATAAGTTCATCTGTCAATCTATCACTTCACGTTGATGTTATTAACATTCAACATCTATACAGCTGGTTTTCCCCTTGACAGGAAGGGTGCGAAACattgtaatctgaaaagtaactgatAACTAAAGCAATTGGACACATGCATTGTAGTAAGAAGTACAAGTTTTAGTGCACAGCCAAAAATAGGTACATTTCCAGGGACAGTCCAAGTCTACCTAACCAAAATGCATTTAACTCACAACCCTTTTAATTTTACCGTCTTAACTTGTCTTATTTTCATCTCAGATGGTTAGATCAAacatcagacatgttttaacATATACAAACTCTTTTCGTGGATAATTTCTGCCTGATAAGGATTTCCCAcccaaaaaaaactaaaacaaccCATCTTTAAACCTGCATCAAACACTAattctcttccctctgtcttaTTATAAAATCTAGAGaatatgtatacatatttttaaaattttatttcaaaagctTCATTCCTGAATGCATGATATCTCCAGTATCATTAAGGAAAGGTCcattttcattgtgtgttttcatgtatgcAGAGGTGTCCGATATCCCAGTCACACGTGTGTAAATTTGGTACTGGACTATGATTGGATTCCAAACTACTTTCTGTCACAAAATCATCTTGTATGCCATGAACTTGCCTTTCAGGTGGGCATGGATGAACATTCCACTTTCAGCAGATGAATAGGAAAACCGCTTCCTCGTGAATGTAAAACAaggatttaaaacatgttgGAAAAATGTCTATTTACTTAAAGTTAAAGATGCTAGCtataaaaaaagttgtttttcaagTCTAACTTCTAAGTCTGAATTCCTAACTCGCCAAATGGGTCTTTTAATCATGCTGATCTCTTTACTCAAACTAGGGCTAAAATGCTGGACTGGAAAAGGTAACATCTAACGGTTGCGTTGCTTGTTGAGTAAGTGAACTCTTGTCTGTGAGACCTTAGGTGATGTTGTCAGCACATAAAATTAATAACACAGTGCTAGGAGCACTGAATGCAGCAGTGTAATTGATTTGGCATGAGTGATTAATGCGGTATGCATGGAAAATCAGTTGCAGCCTGAAGGATTTCATGCATAGTAGCTAGTAATATGTGCACCTGTTCTTCACTGCTGTACAAAGCCTGATCTAAGCTATGAAGATATTCTTGATGGCCCTAGCACCCATGTTTTATAacccctctccttcctctctctgtgacaGTATCAGCAGCACcctgatggagatggagagcacAGTGTCCAGTGGGCGCTCCACCCCTGCTATGATGAACGGTCAGAGTAGTGCCAGCTCCTCAGGGACTAAGACGGTGGCCTACTCCTGCTGCTGGGACCTCTGTCCACAGTGCTTCAACTGCAGTCCTGATCTGGCAGAGCATATCAGGGGCATTCATGTGgacggacagagaggaggggtcAGTAGACTTTAAACTTTTCAACGTGCTTCATGTTGATCTCCTTTATTCTGCCTGACGAGTGGCCAAGAATGATGTGTCTCTTTTTGCTGTAGTTTTAAAGTGACATACACTTGAGATACAGTTCAACAGTTTGAacacctcttctcttctcttctcttctcttctcttctcttctcttctcttctcttctcttctcttctcttctcttctcttctcaacAAGTTGACACCTTCACTATTGCAGTGCCCACATGGCCTCATTTTCTCCAGAAGTCAATTAACTCAGATGTTGTTGCTCTTGACACACAATACAGAAACCTTCttatattgtatataaaaaaaaaaaaagaatataaactGACTCATGTATTGATCCTTTTTAAGATCTTGTATCATGGTTAGACATTCCAGTACTTTTACAGCACTGTAATTAAAACTGCAAGTGAAATTTgactcaccttttttttttggaatgaaTCTAGAATCCCCTGTACTGAATACTGTATTCAATTCCTCCCTCTAACTATCTATCTAACTATCTATCTAACTATCTAACTAACTATCTAActaactatctatctatctatctatctatctatctatctatctatctatctatctatctatctatctatctatataaatgatataataataaaataacaaatttggCTTGCATTCACTTGGTAACATTCATCTCAGACAGAAGAATAATGAAATGTACACTGAGGTAAAGTGCTTGTCACTCCAAACTCGAAGTCAACTGTACTTagctgtactgtactgtacgtAATCAATTTCAGtacatgtatttaatgtatacttgttgttttttcacattaaactgcagttcactgttttacacttcATGTTTCTCTGAACAGAAATTCAGTTGCGATGTGTGCCTCCGCTGTAAGCcgttagctcagtcagctgttcaCTCTGGTTGCTGTCAGCTCTCATGCCTCGAAACAAGTGCGGTGCTTCGTCCTCCCACGCAGGACAACAGAAAATATACTTATCACAAACAGACAATcacaaatgatcaaatgaaTGGGCTACTTTTGATTCCAACGGAGTGCTTCTTCTCTTGCTGTTACCTGTTGTGTCAACGCAAGTTATAATCACTGGCTGACCACTCACGTAACTTTACAAGAATTGTTCTGTGGTACCGTCCCATCTATCCCCTCAGTCACAAACAGCTTGCTGGCAGGACCATGCATATATACTTAGCTGGTTAAACCAAGAGGACACTGAAAATCCATATGGATATTGGCAGGCAGAAAGTTAGTTGACATTTGCGCAGCACATGGAGaaactgtctcctgtgtttAGTGCTCTTCTGCTCTTCTGAACAGGTTCTTGAGACCACCAGTCAGATTGTTTATAATGTATAGTGGCCGATAACAATCGATGCTTGATCAATCGGAGCATCCTtacacacttttctttctctccttaaATTGTCTGTTCACTATGCCAATATAaactccttctcctctcttcttatTTGACTCTTTTTGTAcctcaggtgtttgtttgtctatGGAAGGGCTGTAAGGTGTATAATACACCATCCACCAGTCAAAGTTGGCTCCAGAGGCACATGTTGACTCACAGTGGAGATAAGCCGTTCAAGGTAAAAACATTTACTTGTGTACAGTTTATACCTGTTTCTCTGAATTCTGTTGATCATTCTGTTGATGTATATTTCAATGTATATTTGTACCTTTGTTCCCAACTCTGCCataatctaaaataaaatgtattagtCATACATTAGAAAAGTTATTGTCATTCccttgcatttttttgtgcactGCTGTAGTGTGTTGTTGGTGGCTGCAACGCCAGCTTTGCCTCCCAAGGAGGGTTAGCGCGTCATGTCCCCAGTCACTTCAGCCAGCAGAGTTCCTCCAAAATGTCAAGCCAGGCCAAACTCAAGGAGGAGTCACCCTCCAAGGCTGGCCTCAACAAGAGGAAGAAACTCAAGAACAAACGCAGGTGCTCCCTACGTACGTACCTAACAGGCACACAAACTAACCccatttcaatgtttttctcattgattTTCCTCTTTGCTTTGATGGTAAGGATTACACGCTGGGCACATTTTTACTGTCATGTTTGTTGTgctgaaacagatttttttagtCTCTAACCTCCCACATCTTTTTGTAGGAGAAGCTAGAGctggacaacacacacacacacaaaaaggtaGATATATTTGTGCCAGCTGTCAGACAGATTCTACTTATGGTAATGTTCTACATCTTGCAAACATCTTTTATAGTCTTCTCGCATACATTACGAAATGCATGCATGCAGCTGATGTGTCCTTTCTCAGGTTGATACTGAGAGTTCACTCCCTCGTGGTGGGTTTTTCCCTTAGATGGCTTGTGAAAGAtctcacatcatttttttttcttgtaaaccTCATCTTGTGTTGAAAAACAGATAATTGCGGTTGAtactgttgtgaaaaaaaaaagatgtagttATTGCACTTCGCACATATTGCATACATAAATTAAAGACATACAGCATATTGCACTTCTCTGCTGTTGCCGTGAAATCCTCATCTCCCACTGCTGTGAATTACACAATTTCAGCCGAAGATTAAATGGTCATTATGAGCCTACACCAGGTGGTATTAAAGATCTTAAGATCAGCAGCAAATTGTGTATAATGCCAACTGTTTTCCCAAGCATGACTTTTTAGGTTCATTACCTCCTAGATAGCCATTagtttttcattgaaaaaataatCCATCTATATAAAAactcttcatgttttaaatcttGCACTGATGTGAggttaacatttttaaaatgccttAGTGTTGCCTTCAAGGACACTTGACTTCTAACGGTTAATATTGAAGTGACAAATGcattattttcacaaatatttgttggtagaaaatgaaacacaaatgagaCAAATGATAAGAAATtgtatataatgtaaataataatgattgCATTAAAAAAGAATAAGCTTCTCTGAAGTCTCAAGTCTCTCTGAATGCAGTAGCAGGTTATGGAACTGGCTTAGCATTCCACACCATTGGAATAAGATCAAAATATAACTTATAACTATaacaaaatgaatgaagaaaTACTCAGGTCTCTGCAAGTTTGTTCATACTATAGTATAGTGGATTTAAACCAATGGCTGTCTTGAGTTCAATATATTTGCATTAACCACTTCCTGTAAATTTTTGTCCTTGTTGCAAGTTGCAACGGTTGGAAGTACTGTGTTTGTGAAGCCACATGTGCGTCCATATAGACCCATGCATCAGAGCAACATCCTGGTCACCAGAGATGAGGCTCATGTTTAGAATACTATTTGCCCATTTAAATAGAGCCTGTCATCAGAAGTTTCTCTTTGGACATGACTAAAACAGCCACCAGCACCTACAATGAAGTTAGTTGACTTacagttaaacacacagacttaaACATACCACAGTAAGTTACAAACATGTTGACACTTTAACATTTGACAGGGACGCGTTCTATGCATCCTTTATGCATCctacagagaaaacagaacataaGGAATGCCTGAAAGAGTTTAGATGGCTTGCAACAAATGTGCAGTATTGTCGAATTGCTTTGCTTGGACCTCGATCCAAAAtccagaataaatgtattttctaatAATTGTAAATGTCACAAGGCCTGAGTATCCTTACCACTGAATATGTGCAGTGAGGCAGTTATTCAGAGGAGCAAAACCATAAGAATCTCATTACTGCAGCTTTCAATAGAGAGTCGTACTTTTGTTCcacatttggatttttttgttgatgcAAAGCAATGTTAAAAAACCACAAAGgaatcacatttttcagttaTGAGATGCTTCTGACGTAGTTCTGGTTAGTTACAGAAAGCCATGGAATTTTTATATATTGGGCCACAGTGGGAACCCTggtgtcatgtttgtttgactCTGCACTCATCTGAGTCTGTCCTTCTCCCCCTTCAGCGAGGCCCCACGACTTCTTCGATGCCCAAACCATGGATGCTATTCGCCACAGGGCCATCTGTCTCAACCTCGCCACCCACATTGAAAGTGTTGGCAACGGCCACAGTGTGGTCTTTAACAGCACGGTGAGTCCGTGTGCAGCTCCACCACTTCTGTATATCTTACAGTGTTTGCCTCTGGCTACCTGTTTCCACTTGAAATGGTTCACAATGAGTTGCTGAGATGATTCAGAGAACAGGACTGAAGGAAGGATGCActctggtttatttatttagaatttttagacattttaagatGCATTCTTCTTTTAGATGGTCGGctctctgaaaaatgttgacaagGAGTTTACCACTCCCTATTTAGAATGTAACTGTGCATgttaaaaggtgaaaatatgCCATAGACAccacaattttaaaaatgaatgctgattggcttatttcatatttaatattatGTTATTACATGAACCCCATGTACCGAAATATTATATGCTATAGTGATatactgcattttatttttgaaccTTGTAGCTGTTTTAGGCGGTTTTAAGTTAGTTAAGTGTGGACAATAATTAAGTTCTACCTTttgaaaaaacactcaaattaGACTCTTCAATCATTGTGAGGAGATTATGTCACAAACTGATTTAACATGGAAAGAAGTGTTCAGGTGTCCCATAAACACTAATGAAAGTATATACGTTTTTGATGTACTTATCTTTTCTTATTGCatgtttgaatataaaaaagatAACAGTAATTTATACACCCAtccttttttgttatttgcttTTTCAACAACAGGGGGCATGAAAGTGTCACtattttgaaaaccatcttctgatcactgcagtgtttttctctgtgcacTTTAGGTGAACCTCACGAATTGCCCCTAGGCTTAAcg
This sequence is a window from Acanthopagrus latus isolate v.2019 chromosome 8, fAcaLat1.1, whole genome shotgun sequence. Protein-coding genes within it:
- the LOC119024778 gene encoding zinc finger protein aebp2-like isoform X1, with amino-acid sequence MAAAATEETPALSAHGDVLSVEANEGNGEEKDRGPAEPETEEPRSSEEPKMEAVDAEAGEEKPAAAADKAASEAAATDDSAGAADQEATAAPEDPELKPEPQQSPGEGTKEPATDTAIKEAKEEAGEDSRCSGIDCEKSKTVCEDGEKASGGGGELGDKRRPSVEISSSDGEPLSRVDSEDSISSTLMEMESTVSSGRSTPAMMNGQSSASSSGTKTVAYSCCWDLCPQCFNCSPDLAEHIRGIHVDGQRGGVFVCLWKGCKVYNTPSTSQSWLQRHMLTHSGDKPFKCVVGGCNASFASQGGLARHVPSHFSQQSSSKMSSQAKLKEESPSKAGLNKRKKLKNKRRCSLREARAGQHTHTQKARPHDFFDAQTMDAIRHRAICLNLATHIESVGNGHSVVFNSTVLARRKEGSGKVKVLLHWTPEDILPDVWVNETERSQLKTKVVHLSQLPQDTAMLLDPNIYRALPQKRLKRSL
- the LOC119024778 gene encoding zinc finger protein aebp2-like isoform X2 translates to MAAAATEETPALSAHGDVLSVEANEGNGEEKDRGPAEPETEEPRSSEEPKMEAVDAEAGEEKPAAAADKAASEAAATDDSAGAADQEATAAPEDPELKPEPQQSPGEGTKEPATDTAIKEAKEEAGEDSRCSGIDCEKSKTVCEDGEKASGGGGELGDKRRPSVEISSSDGEPLSRVDSEDSISSTLMEMESTVSSGRSTPAMMNGQSSASSSGTKTVAYSCCWDLCPQCFNCSPDLAEHIRGIHVDGQRGGVFVCLWKGCKVYNTPSTSQSWLQRHMLTHSGDKPFKCVVGGCNASFASQGGLARHVPSHFSQQSSSKMSSQAKLKEESPSKAGLNKRKKLKNKRRCSLPRPHDFFDAQTMDAIRHRAICLNLATHIESVGNGHSVVFNSTVLARRKEGSGKVKVLLHWTPEDILPDVWVNETERSQLKTKVVHLSQLPQDTAMLLDPNIYRALPQKRLKRSL